The Siansivirga zeaxanthinifaciens CC-SAMT-1 region AATTCTTGCTACGGTACGTCTTATTGTACGTAATTGAATTGGATTTTCTAAAGGAGATATTGCATGAGCTAATTTTAGGTCTGAATAACTCTTTTTAACTTCACCTAGTTTCTCTTGTAACTCGGCTACTGATAATTCTTTAATTTCTGATTGTTTCATAATATCAAATAAATTATGCTTCGTAATCGCGAGCAATTATAAACTTAGTTTGAACAGGTAATTTTTGAGCTGCTAAACGTAACGCTTCTTTAGCGATATCTAGAGATACTCCTCCTATTTCAAATAACACTCTACCTGGTTTAATAACAGCTACCCAATACTCAACGGCACCTTTACCTTTACCCATACGTACTTCAAGAGGCTTTTTTGTAATT contains the following coding sequences:
- the rpmC gene encoding 50S ribosomal protein L29: MKQSEIKELSVAELQEKLGEVKKSYSDLKLAHAISPLENPIQLRTIRRTVARIATELTKRELQ